A genome region from Brassica oleracea var. oleracea cultivar TO1000 chromosome C2, BOL, whole genome shotgun sequence includes the following:
- the LOC106326139 gene encoding RING-H2 zinc finger protein RHA1a-like, with translation MGLSYGSTGVIIVGVILNDLMKEVCSFLDLTRLFGLYSSEASGSINKIPMEDILPATKFEDMSRVNPPESCGICQDEFEGGDQVRSLRNCAHVFHKTCIDRWIHDDKMTCPLCRTLIIPDFYFFRL, from the coding sequence ATGGGCCTTTCTTACGGCAGCACCGGAGTTATAATCGTTGGAGTTATTCTGAATGATCTTATGAAAGAGGTTTGTTCTTTTCTTGACCTAACTCGTTTGTTTGGTCTTTATTCGTCGGAAGCTTCGGGAAGCATAAACAAGATTCCGATGGAAGATATACTTCCAGCTACGAAATTTGAGGATATGTCACGGGTGAATCCGCCGGAGAGCTGTGGCATATGTCAAGATGAGTTCGAAGGTGGTGATCAAGTCCGGTCTTTGAGGAATTGCGCTCATGTTTTTCACAAGACATGTATTGACCGTTGGATCCATGACGACAAGATGACTTGTCCTTTGTGTAGGACCCTAATCATCCCTGATTTCTATTTCTTTCGCTTGTAA